A region from the Campylobacter subantarcticus LMG 24377 genome encodes:
- a CDS encoding COG3400 family protein, which produces MNKILLLADGVFAKDFLRKIHSNKTFKESLSVVYYNDESVDLDLENEQISFYKFDPTSLVKLENLLKEDFYQAIIYMQEEVDMLACYRNLRKLQPRLNIVIMDLWNTQIDDNFCEVINVYDTLSIRLSGCLDNMPSMAQFIGLGQGEIMEVRIPAGSSFAYRHISSISQKRFKIAMVYRNNEFILAKPGIILMPNDSILIVGDPKVLQSVFTNVKTSLGRFPSPFGDNILCIIDMKKMSEFAIEKLIFASLLLHVRINSKKLYFKVINPTLTPMYYKLKALHKNSTEVIFDYESKNIKNIKPFVENTSIGLLVVEDYLFEKEKSFLFTLKIPVLKAGKGDFADLKSSVVLSSNFEDVEGIASIMLDFNKQIQLGLSLYYYALKLNKAEIFEYHQYFESLSKLHDEKLLLIEEKEHNPINKFSYKQNVLHFVPFNEKILGSNFNKILKTDLNTIYYKMSKNYQLFIPSL; this is translated from the coding sequence ATGAATAAGATTTTATTATTGGCTGATGGGGTTTTTGCTAAAGATTTTTTAAGAAAAATTCATAGCAATAAAACTTTCAAAGAATCTTTGAGTGTTGTTTATTATAATGATGAAAGTGTGGATTTAGATTTAGAAAATGAGCAAATATCTTTTTATAAATTTGATCCTACGAGTTTAGTTAAATTAGAGAATTTATTAAAAGAAGATTTTTATCAAGCTATTATTTATATGCAAGAAGAAGTTGATATGCTAGCGTGTTATAGAAATTTAAGAAAACTACAACCAAGATTAAACATTGTCATTATGGATCTGTGGAATACGCAAATTGATGATAATTTTTGTGAAGTGATTAATGTCTATGATACTTTAAGTATAAGACTTTCGGGTTGTTTAGATAACATGCCTTCCATGGCGCAGTTTATAGGACTTGGGCAAGGTGAGATTATGGAGGTGAGAATTCCTGCAGGATCAAGCTTTGCTTACAGGCATATTAGCTCGATTAGCCAAAAACGCTTTAAAATCGCAATGGTTTATAGAAATAATGAATTTATCCTGGCAAAACCTGGAATTATTTTAATGCCAAATGATAGTATTTTAATCGTAGGTGATCCTAAGGTTTTACAAAGTGTTTTTACTAATGTTAAAACAAGTTTAGGACGCTTTCCATCGCCTTTTGGGGATAATATACTTTGTATTATAGATATGAAAAAAATGAGTGAATTTGCTATAGAAAAGCTTATTTTTGCAAGCTTGCTTTTGCATGTAAGGATTAATAGTAAAAAGCTTTACTTTAAAGTGATTAATCCTACTTTAACTCCTATGTATTATAAACTTAAAGCCTTGCATAAAAATAGTACTGAAGTGATATTTGACTATGAAAGTAAAAATATAAAAAACATTAAACCTTTTGTGGAAAATACTAGCATAGGTTTGCTGGTGGTGGAAGATTATCTTTTTGAAAAAGAAAAAAGTTTTCTTTTTACTTTAAAAATTCCTGTGTTAAAAGCAGGTAAAGGGGATTTTGCGGACTTAAAATCATCGGTAGTTTTAAGCTCAAATTTTGAAGATGTAGAAGGGATTGCTTCGATTATGCTTGATTTTAATAAGCAAATTCAACTTGGACTTTCTCTGTATTATTATGCGTTAAAACTAAATAAAGCAGAAATTTTTGAATACCATCAATATTTTGAAAGCCTTTCAAAACTCCATGATGAAAAATTACTTTTAATAGAAGAAAAAGAGCACAACCCTATTAATAAATTTTCTTATAAACAAAATGTATTGCATTTTGTGCCATTTAATGAAAAAATTTTAGGAAGTAATTTCAATAAAATTTTAAAAACAGATTTAAATACAATATATTATAAGATGAGTAAAAATTATCAATTATTTATACCATCGCTGTGA
- a CDS encoding MFS transporter encodes MQKAFKNTIYASLGGILEFYDFVLFIFFASVFAKIFFPQNDDFWPLVNTYIAFGAGYLARPFGAVIMAHFADTKGRKNVFYISMLLMVIPSFILAFLPTYESIGLFTTFCLFAIRISQGLAIGAEVSGAWIFVSEFVSKKRIGLALGFISATLTLGLLLGNLATLMVYEFFTQEEVEVYAWRIPFIIGGFFGILSLFLRNKLSETPEFQKLKQSKTLLKFPLKNAIKTHKLSMLVCMLETIVLTSGVATLMILPQYFEDLLNVSKNTTLYYQNLAIIAVIFGALVQGFLSDIFGAFKTCIVFSVALGLFGFLFSFYNDNFIYFYLLACFAQGIISFAPIFMTQIFNVEIRSSGLSFAYNISYALFGFVTPLLINAIYKEYMFVYMIFVMLVSFVSMVLVFKILKSRSYSAL; translated from the coding sequence ATGCAAAAAGCTTTTAAAAATACCATCTATGCTTCTTTAGGTGGTATTTTAGAATTTTATGATTTTGTTTTATTTATCTTCTTTGCAAGTGTTTTTGCAAAAATCTTCTTTCCTCAAAATGATGACTTTTGGCCTTTAGTGAATACTTATATTGCTTTTGGAGCAGGATACTTAGCTAGACCTTTTGGAGCTGTTATAATGGCACATTTTGCAGATACTAAAGGTCGAAAAAATGTTTTTTATATCAGCATGCTTTTGATGGTGATACCTAGTTTTATTTTAGCGTTTTTACCGACATATGAAAGCATAGGTTTATTTACTACTTTTTGTCTTTTTGCGATACGAATTTCTCAGGGATTAGCCATTGGTGCTGAAGTAAGTGGAGCATGGATTTTTGTGAGTGAGTTTGTAAGTAAAAAAAGGATAGGCTTAGCTCTTGGTTTTATTTCAGCGACTTTAACTTTAGGTTTATTGCTTGGAAATTTAGCTACTTTGATGGTATATGAATTTTTTACCCAAGAAGAGGTAGAAGTTTATGCTTGGAGAATTCCTTTTATTATTGGAGGATTTTTTGGAATTTTGAGTTTATTTTTAAGAAATAAGCTAAGTGAAACTCCAGAATTTCAAAAACTCAAACAGTCTAAAACACTTTTGAAATTCCCACTTAAAAATGCGATAAAAACTCACAAGTTAAGCATGTTGGTTTGTATGCTTGAAACTATTGTATTGACGAGTGGGGTGGCAACTTTAATGATACTGCCTCAGTATTTTGAAGATTTATTAAATGTAAGTAAAAATACTACATTGTATTATCAAAATCTTGCCATTATTGCTGTGATTTTTGGCGCTTTGGTGCAAGGTTTTTTAAGTGATATTTTTGGTGCTTTTAAAACTTGTATAGTTTTTAGTGTTGCCTTGGGGTTATTTGGATTTTTATTTAGTTTTTATAATGATAATTTTATATATTTTTACTTATTAGCTTGTTTTGCGCAAGGTATTATAAGTTTTGCCCCTATTTTTATGACCCAAATTTTTAATGTAGAAATAAGATCAAGTGGACTTTCTTTTGCATATAATATCTCATATGCATTGTTTGGATTTGTTACACCTTTATTGATCAATGCTATTTATAAAGAATATATGTTTGTTTATATGATTTTTGTGATGCTAGTAAGTTTTGTGAGTATGGTATTGGTTTTTAAAATTTTAAAGAGTAGATCTTATAGTGCTTTGTAG
- a CDS encoding autotransporter domain protein yields the protein MKNYNILSKRKSVLILSMALVNNIYAIDLCFANSIIDINQKCTSTIKPDNNQKIIIGFNGSIEVDKRNSDAITIDKKTGVSIENNSKILSSNKNGISINNNSHVTNIDNKYDSFIIGRKDGIEISNGSTVNNINNNGTIKGDKEVAIDITHNSKVDTINNHGLIHGGKYGIDVTNNSSVGSINNHGNIKGKHAGIEVHSNSTVDNIHNHGNIQAMKGIKLYRENSQINTIINYKNANIITNEVGIELQENTKINHLNNQGKIQGANGIKVSDKSQLGSLVNSGQIIGTGEYQGPWYAHSGIEVSGKTAKIDSIINQANGIIKGAKGVYIHGGSIDQISNNGIIQGTTEAGIGLYSDFYYTHSSINTIDNTGEISSIKNSAIVVNTGASIDNIHNKGNIHGAKDGIELKFNKDSTNNLETSIKSIQNENLIYGKNNGINIASNGNGSDKFNIENIINSGNIIGENANGIYLQKSKDKSKSTAIKDITLKGNSLIQGGQNGINNESIIGDKNNKKTSIDLQSGSIQGIKHSGILNNGQIYGNISLGINASILGKKYGIFNNNLIDGNISNQGVISGEQSGIYNNSTINGSIFNSNQEAMISTIHNNKKASLKSIENQGTIYLAYNEGTIKGHIKNDGFIDTIHNIGSIKENIQNNAKITNIINDGIIEKNINLGKNSHTQNIINNGTIKEGISIQEQGNVNYLANTGYVKDITSKGNIQEFVNTGTIENDFNINGNMISFANTGNINSVASKGNTKDFTNTGTIKNGFSIDGDMNTLVNSGSIKSITSKGNIQEFVNTGTIENDFNINGNMISFANAGNINSVVSKGNIQDFVNTGTIKNDFSIDGDMNTLVNSGSIKSITSKGNIQEFVNTGTILTSINNEGGSINITNHGNIKGGIINKEGTVNINNFTPTPTNSHKGFNGNLGKTNGYHIQNKKGATTNIKGWFFDDTEYATNEERKENSIIVDGDINGIHVEKVVVSTTKVNVVYDSNTFVADKNGQAIGDKVNNGQGITINNLEDITGLFDFVRTGEKGQYKVKINNNETSGKTLIKSSIYSARLRAINISNMLKDINGKTFGTDFSQVDNMNNSKHNESYGNNADLINELDQTFLTHKNYDSEYFTFAIPYHSYSTINISPSLGEIKNHTSGILAGVQKKLSSDDGILGVYLGYEGADRVQSTQRLSFDDTTYYGGLNYYNIFARDGIKEFFISAGTKFDYTQIDIDKKYKLLPESAKSNSKSFSYGGDIKIGVNLYDTANISMLSPEIGLNYQGMSFKNFSIRHINGLKEHYYASQINFLDTTMAVKWQKPWSDKVRSTISVGGLINLYNDADSTTIQLADYKNEEDISTAKWFTYTQVGLSYAIANNIDLSLNYGGVFNTKTRSHAVYLKAGLWW from the coding sequence ATGAAAAATTACAACATTTTATCAAAGCGTAAATCAGTTCTAATTTTGAGTATGGCATTGGTAAATAATATTTATGCAATTGATCTTTGCTTTGCAAACAGCATTATTGACATTAATCAAAAATGCACCTCTACTATAAAACCCGACAACAATCAAAAAATCATTATTGGGTTCAATGGAAGCATAGAAGTTGATAAACGCAACAGTGATGCTATCACCATTGACAAAAAAACTGGTGTTAGTATAGAAAATAACTCTAAAATACTCTCAAGTAACAAAAATGGTATCAGTATCAACAACAATTCTCATGTTACAAATATTGACAATAAATACGATAGTTTTATCATTGGAAGAAAAGATGGTATAGAAATTTCCAATGGTTCAACAGTAAATAATATCAACAACAATGGCACCATTAAAGGTGATAAAGAAGTGGCTATTGATATCACTCATAACTCAAAAGTTGACACCATTAACAACCATGGGTTAATCCATGGTGGTAAATACGGTATAGATGTTACTAATAATTCTAGCGTAGGTTCCATTAACAACCATGGCAATATAAAAGGCAAACACGCAGGTATAGAGGTACACAGCAACAGTACAGTTGATAACATTCATAATCATGGAAACATTCAAGCCATGAAAGGTATTAAGCTATATAGAGAAAATTCTCAAATAAATACTATCATCAACTATAAAAATGCAAACATTATCACAAATGAAGTAGGTATTGAACTACAAGAAAATACTAAAATTAATCATCTTAATAATCAAGGAAAAATACAAGGTGCAAATGGCATCAAAGTCTCCGATAAGTCTCAACTTGGAAGTTTGGTTAATTCAGGACAGATTATAGGAACAGGAGAGTATCAAGGTCCATGGTATGCTCACTCTGGCATTGAGGTATCTGGAAAAACAGCAAAAATAGATAGTATAATCAATCAAGCAAATGGTATTATAAAAGGAGCTAAAGGCGTATACATCCATGGTGGAAGTATTGATCAAATTAGCAATAATGGGATCATACAAGGAACAACAGAAGCAGGTATAGGCTTATATAGCGATTTTTACTACACTCACTCAAGTATCAATACCATTGACAATACAGGCGAAATTAGCTCTATAAAAAACAGTGCTATTGTCGTCAATACAGGTGCTAGTATAGATAATATCCATAACAAAGGAAATATTCACGGTGCTAAAGATGGTATAGAATTAAAGTTCAATAAAGATTCTACAAATAATCTTGAAACTAGTATAAAATCTATCCAAAATGAAAATCTTATCTATGGAAAAAACAACGGGATTAACATCGCAAGCAACGGCAATGGATCTGATAAATTTAATATCGAAAATATCATCAATAGTGGAAATATCATAGGCGAAAATGCCAATGGTATCTATCTTCAAAAAAGTAAAGATAAAAGCAAATCAACAGCGATCAAAGATATCACACTTAAGGGTAATTCACTCATCCAAGGTGGTCAAAATGGTATCAATAACGAATCAATCATAGGCGATAAAAATAACAAAAAAACTAGTATTGATCTACAAAGTGGTTCCATACAAGGCATAAAGCACTCTGGTATATTAAATAACGGTCAAATATATGGCAATATCTCTTTAGGTATCAATGCATCTATATTAGGTAAAAAATATGGTATTTTTAACAATAACCTAATTGATGGTAACATCTCCAACCAAGGTGTAATATCAGGAGAGCAATCTGGAATTTATAACAACTCTACTATCAATGGAAGTATTTTCAACTCAAACCAAGAAGCAATGATCTCTACAATACACAACAACAAAAAAGCCTCCTTAAAATCTATAGAAAATCAAGGCACAATCTACCTAGCATACAATGAAGGAACCATCAAAGGGCATATCAAAAACGATGGTTTTATAGATACAATTCATAATATAGGCTCTATCAAAGAAAACATTCAAAACAATGCAAAAATCACCAATATCATTAATGATGGCATAATCGAAAAAAATATCAATCTAGGTAAAAACTCTCACACGCAAAATATTATCAACAATGGAACTATTAAAGAAGGTATTTCTATACAAGAACAAGGCAATGTTAATTACTTAGCAAACACAGGATATGTCAAAGACATCACAAGCAAAGGAAACATCCAAGAATTTGTAAATACAGGCACGATTGAAAATGATTTTAACATTAATGGAAACATGATTTCTTTTGCAAATACAGGAAATATAAACTCTGTTGCAAGCAAAGGAAATACTAAAGACTTTACCAACACCGGTACGATTAAAAATGGTTTTAGTATTGATGGAGATATGAATACTCTTGTAAATAGTGGAAGCATTAAATCTATCACAAGCAAAGGAAACATCCAAGAATTTGTAAATACAGGCACGATTGAAAATGATTTTAACATTAATGGAAACATGATTTCTTTTGCAAATGCAGGAAATATAAACTCTGTTGTAAGTAAAGGAAATATCCAAGATTTTGTTAACACAGGTACGATTAAAAATGATTTTAGTATTGATGGAGATATGAATACTCTTGTAAATAGTGGAAGCATTAAATCTATCACAAGCAAAGGAAACATCCAAGAATTTGTAAATACAGGCACGATTTTAACAAGCATTAACAATGAGGGTGGAAGTATCAACATTACCAACCATGGCAATATCAAAGGTGGTATTATTAATAAAGAAGGCACAGTAAACATCAACAACTTCACCCCAACCCCAACAAATAGCCATAAAGGTTTTAATGGAAATTTAGGTAAAACCAATGGTTATCATATTCAAAACAAAAAAGGTGCAACTACCAATATCAAAGGTTGGTTTTTTGATGACACAGAGTATGCTACAAACGAAGAAAGAAAAGAAAACTCCATTATCGTTGATGGGGATATTAATGGAATTCATGTAGAAAAAGTTGTTGTCTCTACAACTAAAGTTAATGTGGTGTATGATTCTAACACCTTTGTTGCAGATAAAAATGGACAAGCCATAGGTGATAAAGTTAATAACGGGCAAGGTATTACCATTAATAACCTCGAAGACATTACAGGGCTTTTTGATTTTGTTCGCACTGGAGAAAAAGGACAATATAAAGTCAAGATAAACAATAATGAAACATCAGGTAAAACCTTAATAAAATCATCTATCTACTCTGCAAGATTAAGAGCGATCAATATCTCAAATATGCTAAAAGATATCAATGGTAAAACATTTGGAACAGATTTTAGCCAAGTAGATAATATGAATAACTCAAAACACAATGAAAGTTATGGCAATAACGCTGACTTGATCAACGAACTTGATCAAACTTTTCTAACACACAAAAACTACGATAGCGAGTATTTTACCTTTGCCATTCCTTATCATAGTTACTCAACCATCAACATAAGCCCAAGTCTAGGCGAAATCAAAAACCACACTAGCGGTATTTTAGCAGGGGTTCAAAAAAAATTATCAAGCGATGATGGCATACTAGGCGTATATCTTGGCTATGAAGGCGCAGATAGAGTTCAAAGTACACAAAGACTTAGTTTTGATGATACAACTTATTATGGTGGTTTAAACTATTATAATATTTTTGCACGAGATGGTATTAAAGAATTTTTTATAAGCGCTGGAACTAAATTTGACTACACTCAAATTGATATCGATAAAAAATACAAACTACTACCCGAATCAGCAAAATCAAACTCTAAATCATTTAGCTATGGTGGTGATATCAAAATAGGTGTTAACCTTTATGACACAGCAAACATTTCAATGCTTTCGCCGGAGATTGGTTTAAATTATCAAGGTATGAGCTTTAAAAATTTCTCTATAAGACATATCAATGGATTAAAAGAGCATTATTATGCATCACAAATTAATTTTTTAGATACCACTATGGCAGTAAAATGGCAAAAGCCATGGAGTGATAAAGTACGCTCAACTATTTCAGTAGGCGGCTTGATCAACCTTTATAATGATGCTGATAGCACTACTATACAACTAGCAGATTACAAAAACGAAGAAGACATTTCTACAGCAAAATGGTTTACCTACACCCAAGTTGGACTTTCTTATGCAATAGCAAACAATATCGACTTATCATTAAATTATGGTGGTGTTTTCAATACCAAAACAAGATCACATGCTGTTTATTTAAAAGCAGGTTTATGGTGGTAA